The genomic interval TTAACTCACCACTCTCCACTTCTTGCCCTCCAGTTCAAGTAGAGCTGGCTCCTTCTTTGTGACTGGTTTGGGGGGATCTGGTTTAGGTGCAGAGAAGGGTTTGGGGCCACTTCGTATTGGACCACTCTGAGACTTCAAGGCAGGGTTCTTGTGAGTCTTCATGTCATCGGATACGTGTTTCAGGGCTGTAAGAACAATAGCTGCTTTGTTACTGTCCTTCATACCAGGGCTTTGAGCTGAGGCAATAACCAACTTCTGTTACCAGAAGCTACACTGATCCTTAACCAAAAATTCAAAGCCAAAACCCAGAGCCTCTAAGATGTTCTCTCAAACACCTTTGGAAAAGCACTTTTATAATTCTCTTCTACCTCAAGGTTAAATTATAAAATTCcaccaaaaaatgaataaaatgcagaatgtgtatatatggggGGGATGGCtataaaaacacaagaaaaagatCTATAAAGACATTAAGTATATAATCACAAAATATGTACATAGTTTTTAAAGCAACAGAGGAATAAAAAGTAATATGTGATAATAAAGAAAATTtggtaaaaggaaaaataacctCATTCACAGCTAACTTACCACCCACCCCGAAATCAGTGCTGGCACTTAAAACTTCCCTTCCAATAATTTTTCTATTCATAGTTGTTTTTTATTTAGATATAAGCATACACacttagaacaaaaaaatttgatTTAACCAATTAACACAGTAAAATTTTTCTCAAGTTAGCCTATAGTttgtaaaaatatctttatattttttaagggaaaaaaaattccataatcTCCCTCAATAGGCTGACATATGCCTTGCTTATGAATAGAGCCCAATCTACATAAGCAACACTAGCTTTCTAGCATCACCACTCCgtgtggttagtttttttttctttaaacactgCATGGTTCATGGCAGAAAAAAGACTTAATGGttgcataatattccatcatgaaGAACATACCACAGTTAACCATTTCTCTTAAAGTTGGATATATAGATTGTCATACCATTCTTAGCTACTATATATAATAATGTCTAAAACTTGtcctttcaatatttttataggtaGATTCCTAGGAGGCTGTTGTATAATTTAGACTTCAATCTACTGTATATAAGAGTGTCTACCTTCTCTATGCCAACATTAGGTCATTCTTATGCAAGTTTTCTGTATGACTAATATACATCCTTGGAGGAAGTTAACCACCCTTCCATGATGACTTCCCAAAGAGACCATGTGGTAACATGGAAAAAGctctagggaaaaccactggcaTCATGTCTTGGCACAATACAGCAGGTACTCTGTATGTGCCCCTTAAATCACTTTCCAATGGGAAGAGAGATTCCCACAACTATAATGACCCATTTTCAATTTCCATTTAAGCCAGCTCTGCTGTCCCTTTAGGCAACCTGAAAGAATGTAACACCCCAAAAGCATCTCCCATAAACAAACCATGATTATGGTTTACAGACTGCCAGGTTTCTAGCTGGTAAGTTCTTGCCAAAACAAGTTGTTTACTGACTCCTCTTGCCAAAGCATTCACTTACCATGTGTGATGCTCTCCCCCTGATTAATCTGCGCAAACAGTGCTGAGCGTGAGGCAGAGTCATCTGAGCCTGAaccggtgggggctggggggggaggtgggcctggagggggaggaggaggaccagATCCAGCAGAGGGTCCAGACGGCAGGCCACTCAGTTCTTTTGCCACAGGCCCCTGGAACAGTAAGTGCAGGGAACACAGTCAACTTTTCTTCCCCTCAGTACCGACCCCAACAGGGCCTTACATGTATCGAAGATACATGGGTTTTCACTGCAGCCCGTGATGCAATGATTAATGCTCCCGAGCCACACCCAACTCAGCTCCATTTTTCCAGCTCTAAACCTAGAGTTCTAAAAATCTTAGCGTGTCAGCAACACCTCAGACTTACAAAACCCAAGACTGACTTCACCCCCTGCCTGCTCTTCCTGTGCAACCACCCCCCTCTTCTTTAGTGAAAGGCATTACCGTCCAAGCTTGACTGTTCAATCATCTTCTCACTAACTCATTCTATTATCTTGGTTGTATCTCCGTAAGTTTGTTTGTATCAGCCCCTTGCACCACGAGTACTTACATAGTCTGAGCATAAGCCCTTGCCCCTAACCTATATACTAAGACTTTTTAAAGGACAAATCTGATCATTATCACTATTTTGCTCAAATACCTATTATAGTTTCTtatcatcaatttttttttcatagagtcaattttattttttattttttttcccacttcctttttttttcccctttatttatttatttttcagtgggttttgtcatacattgatatgaatcagccatagatttacacgtattccccatcccgatcccccctcccacctccctctccacccgattcctctgggtcttcccagtgcaccaggcccgagcacttgtctcatgcattttaaaaaatgtatttatttggctgcgccaggtctttgttgtggcacgtgggatctagttccctgcccagggattgaacccaggtcccctgcattaggagcgcagagtcttagccactggaaaaccaaggaagtccccttatCACTTATTACAAAGTCTAAAAGTCTCAACTACTGCCTTTTCAGCCTTTCCTCATAAAAATTTCTCTTCTTACTGAAGGCAGATGACCAATCTCTACATTTATTCTGCATTTACTTTAAGCTTTGCTGTCACCCATCTCTCCCACTTCCATCCTACACCTGAAAAGTCTCAGATGAGAATATGACTCCTGAAAGTACAGTATCTCCCAGTTGAGAATCACTCTTTCTCATACTCTGTAGTGTGTGCCTTTATAACAGCACTTGACTTGGTAATTGGTACTGGGGTTTTGTATCTCTATTTTTAAGCTTCCTGAGGGTTGGGATGatgttattcattcatctatctcCCCTCCAGCCCAACCATGTCCCTGACCCACGTTTACTGACATTGAATAGAACTATTCTTTCTCTTACTCTTGCTTTCCTTACTCTTaccccttttccttctctttgatttctttctaacCCCCACTGGAAAGACCAGCATGTCTTCTTGAACTTTGGTAGGACTAGAGTCTAAGAAACCTGCAGACCCAATCCTGGAGGAAtgacaggagaggaggagaaCTCACCGTTCTGCTCCAGGCCAGTCCGGTGGTATGGAACTCCTTAATGTAAGCCTGCAGTTCTGTCCATATACTCAAGTAAGCTTTGACCCAGTCCACATGCTTTTTATCCCTGGGAGAATTAAAgaacaattcactgcaggcagtCAGGGTACATTCCAACAGTGATTCCAGTGTGAGCTCACATTTTCCTGCCTGTGATGCTCCTTAGGCTCTGCTCAATGGCAGTTTTTCTATCATAACTaagcttctcttttcttcttttctaaaccTATTCTCTTATCCTAATTAGACCAAAGTCCATACCAAAAGGGACTCTATATCTCTACCTCTTATAGCAATAtgccttaaatttttttaaaaaagtaacaaaCTGTTTTTTCAAAGTATAGTAAGACCttagacatcagttcagttcagttcagtcagtccgtcgtgtccgactctttgcgaccccatgaattgcagcatgccaggcctccctgtccatcacactcccggagtttactcaaactcatgcccatcgagtcggtgatgccatccagccatctcatcctctgtcgtccccttctcctcctgcccccaatccctcccagcatccagggtcttttccaatgagtcaactcttcgcatgaggtggccaaagtactggagtttcagcttcagcatcagtccttccaataaacacccaggactcatctcctttaggatggactggttggatatccttgcagtccaagggactctcaagagtcttctccaacagcacagttcaaaagcatcaatttttcggtgctcagctttcttcacagtccaactctcacatccatacatgaccactgaaaaaaccataaccttgaccagacggacctttgttggcaaagtaatgtctctgatttttttttttttctttttgtctctgctttttaatatgctatctaggttggtcataactttccttctaaggagtaagcgtcttttaatttcatggctgcagtgaccatccacagtgattttggagcccaaaaaaatgaagtctgacactgtttccactgtctccccatctatatcccacgaggtgatgggaccagatgccatgatcttagttttctgaatgttaagctttaagccaactttttcactctcctctttcactttcatcaagaggctatttagttcctcttcactctctgtcataagggtggtgtcatctgcatattgaccttaggcatctttttttttttttttttttttagttctaccactttatagctaccaacccatctccctccaccctcgtgcacacatgctcagtcatgtaatcccatggacttcagcccgccagactcctctgtccacggacttttccaggcaagaatactggagtgggttaggcataatcttatatatataaaaaactgaaaagagcaAATATTCTGTGCCTGAAGCCATGGTCAAGAGGGCTCTCAAGCATCACTATGGATCTTTAGGACCCCAAGAAACTCAACTGTCTTGTAACATAATGCCTTCCTccaaaaagttagaaaataaaacacttcCCCTTTAGGAGGAAATAATCAGTATTAAATTACAGAAATAGCACTGCACTATAGTTTAAGTCTCCTCTCTTACATATTATTAGGTGGAAGACTTTATGATtattgagcgccaaagaattgatgctttgaactgtggtgttggagaagactctcgagaatcccttggattgcaaggagatcaaactagtccatcctaatggaaatcagtcctgagtattcaatGGAAGGTCtgatgccgaagctccaatactctggctgctgctgccgctaagtcgcttcagtcgtgtccgactctgaccccatagatggcagcccaccgggctgccccgtccctgggattctccaggcaagaacactggagtgggctgccatttccttctccaatgcatgaaagtggaaagtgaaagtcaagtcgctcagtcgtgtctgtctcttagcaaccccatggcctgcagcctaccaggctcctccgtccatgggattttccaggcgagagtactggagtgggttgccattgccttctcccaatactttggctacctgatgcaaagaactgactcactggaaaagaccttgacactgggaaagactgaaggcaggaggaggagaaggggatgacagaggatgagatggctggatggcatcaccaactcaatggagatgagtttgagtaagctccaggagttggtgacagacagggaagcctggcgtgctacagaccatggggtcgtaaagagtcggacatgactgagcaactgaactgaactgagcataaaACCcaatttcctcaactgtaaattgTGGAGTATAATAGTGGGGTATAATCAAAATATTGTGATACTTAATTCCAGATTACTAAAAGGATCAAGGAGCTGCTCGATGTTCTGGGAGACATCTCAGACCCACATGAAGGCTCATTCCTTCACAGAGTAGTCACTCAACATATGCTGGTTACTGGGGatgaacagaaggaagaaaagaagggttTGGAGAGTTATGCAGCTAAGTAACAGGTGCCTGTAGTCACACCAGCTCAAAACCAGTGATGGAGAAGTTCACACTATCGGACACATGTGGTTAGACGTACAATAACTCCCTTAGGCAATACCTGCAGTGGTCAGACAGCCTTCCTCTCTCTTTACCTGACCATAAGAATAGTCAGGGTAGTATTACAAAGTTACTTGTAGCTTTTGCCATTGAGCCAGTTACAAGTTTTCAACAAAGGAACAAAATCTTATCcacagaggcaaaaaaaaaaagggcattaGTTCATTATCACATCCAGCAAAAGCTCCTAAACCTGTAAGGGTAAGGATGAGAAAACTCAAAAGCCCTCTACAAACCCCggagaaaaagcagaagaggaagaagaaacactTCCTGCTTGCAGATCCAGCTTCTATGAGTCAACACCTATCACACTTTCCAAAAAGCAGCCCTGAGATAAGAGAATCAACACAGTAGCCATGGCCAGCCTTAACTTAGCCCAAAGCCCTGCTCTAACAAGTCAAACAACCAGCTGGGTTTGTTCTTTACCCCTTGAGGACAAGCTGGACTTACACATCTTTGTACTCCTTGAGGACTCGATTTGTATAAAACATGGCAGCATCATTCATTTCCTTCACATAGGGACCAGGCTTGGGagcctagaaaaagaaaaagctgtcaGTGACTCAGGGCCTTTCCAGCCACATCTCCTGACCTCTGTCCCTTCCCTCCAATAGAAGCTGCGCAGCTCACCACTGCCACCCAACCCAGGGCCTGGATACTTTCGCTGACAGCTGACAGGTGATTGAACAACTTGCTGCCTCGGTTCTTCTCTCGAAAGGTCACCACTTCTTGGATCTGCTCAGAGATGGGTGCCAACAAATCAGAAAGCTTGTTCTAGAAAAAAGAGGCAGGAAAAGACAAGAGGTTAGCATCTTTCTGTGTTTTATATTGCTCCACTTTGATGTTATAAGGCAAGAATTCTTCATGAACTACAACAAGCATGCAAATAAACTCTGTATTTATCTCCAAAGATTCATATGGCTACACTACTACTCAACACCTCACTCTCCTCAGAGAGTTCCAACTCCTCAAGCAGGATTTTGTGGTTCTTCATGATCAGGATCCATACCCCAGCTGTACCACAAAAttctaccatttctgtcatttgtcTCTTTTCTGTCCCACTAACAGGGGCTACTAGTTCGTTTCTGGGCCCCCATTCATGATGGGTTCTTCTCTTTCCATCTATCCACATGCTCCTCTGCTTCATGAGGACCCTCCAaccccagccacactggcctcctacAGCATCTCATCAGCACAGCCAATTCTGGCACCTTACCACGCAACATTTATTAATGGACCATGTGAACATTTATTAATGGAcccatatttttctttatttctcattaATTCTTCAAAGACAGGGACTTTGTTCTAGCCCTATTTTATAATCTGCACAGCCCTCAACACAGTGTTAGCCATACAGCAGCTGCTCAGAAGAGATCTGCTGAATCAAATGCAATTAGAGGACTTGGCATTTGGGCAGGAAGCTTAGCATAATGGACAAATCTTCTGTTTCTGTGTTTTCATCCTTCTCACAAAGCTTGGTTTCCTGAACATCTCGATTCTCAGATCTCAGTATGAGAACAGTCTAAAGCAGGAGTTGGTAAACTCTCTGTAAAGAGCCAGACCGTAAATATTTCAGTCTTTGCAGGCCATACGGGCTCTGTTGCTATTTCTTAACTCTGCTGTTGTAGTGCATAGAGCAACAACAGACAATACTTAAAAGAATGGACATGGCTGTGTTTCAAAAAAACTTCACTTAAAATAGGtggtgggccagatttggcctgCAGACTACAGTCTGCCAATCCTTGATCTAAAGTAAGGGAAATACAATAATGTCTCAGCTGCCTGAATTGTTGTGAGAAGTGTGGGGTTGGGAAAAAAGGTTTATACAAAATGCTTTAaccttttgtcttttaatttttaagactAAAAATTAGAGTCTAACATATTTAACATTACTTTTGCTACTTTTACATTTAGGCGTGTTGAGGGTTCACAGGTTTTAATACAGCACTAGCACGAAAACTTATTTTACTACCCCCCTACTTAGGAGAGccaaatgcaaaaaaagaagaaacataacaAAACTAAAATGTGTGGCTCTGAGAAAAATCTAaattttctctaatttattttCATACTTTGGCAGTGTAAAATTTTGAGGTAGGAATGAAGTTAAAGAGAGATGTCCAACCACTTAGGGTGAGGGGAGAAGCAATACTTTTACAATCTCCCCAGAAGTCTTACTAATAAGCACATCCACAGTGGAGCAAGAGAATCACTCTCTAGGGCCTAATGAACTTAGGAGACAATATAATGAATTTGGGCTAAGCCAAGAGACTAGAAAAGACTGTCAAATGGCACATTCCCATAGTGGGGCTTAAAATCGGACTCTCCTGGGACTGGGTGCCTGGTAGGTCTATCTTAACATGTTGTGATAGCTCAGCAGAAAGCCCTCAACCTGTCCTGCGCATCAAACCATAACAAAACCAACTAGTAGTGAACTTACGCCTGCTGGCTGCTGGCACTGAGAGGCTGTAACCAGGAGAGCTCGCTCTAACTTCAGACCTGTGTGGACCATCTCCGCCTGAAAAcaagaggacaggagaagaaTCAGCTATCAGCGACACTTCACAACTGGACAGGTCCTGATAAGAGTAACCTGAAACCTCCACGTTCATGTATTCTGGCAGCAACCCAGGCATTTCATGTTGATTTCTTTAAGTAATCCAGATTTCAGGGACTGATAGCAGAATTACATATACCATTGCTCCTGTTGGAACTAATCAGGGTTGTATATCCAAAGTTGGAAACAAAGATACTTAGGGCTTTCAATGAAGTCAAGTTCGCAACTGCACATGTGTGGTATGAAGTGCACTGAAAAATCTCTCCTACCTCTCATCaccaaaaaaatctgttttcaaaaaCCAGAGGTAGGAGTAAAAGCAAAAGCCTAACCTCATGCCTCAATTTCTCAAGGTATTTACTCCATAAGGTTAAAGCTATTTTCAAATGTTGGACCATGACCTATCACAGATCATTAAATCAACTTTGTGACACATAATGAGCACTTTATTAAGTGAAGTACAGTAGAACAATGAGTGCAATACAtcaattagaaattatttttttttaaaaggtgcaaTACAAGTAGCATAAGCACCATCTATCTTAACtggtcttcccaagtggcgctagtggtaaagaacctgcctgccaatgaaggagatttaagagacacggttttgatccctgggtcgggaagatccctggaggcgggcacggggaacccactgcagtattcttgcctagagaattccatggacagaggagcctggcgggctacagtccatagggtcgcaaagagttggacacgactaaagagacttagcacacatgcatatcttGGTTACAAATAAGTATTTCTTCCTGAGGGCCATGGACAAATGAATTTTAACAAGCATGAAGCTATAAGCACTACCACATACAAAAATTCAAAGtcaaatcatattttttttctgggtttatattttttaaatgtagaagtgataagttttaaactttttcaaaTGCTATCTACTGTATAAAGTAAAAATGCAAGCCCCATACTCCTAAGTCCCAGTCCCACTCTCTAGAGTTAACACCACTGCCAACAGATGGTATCTAAGAGGCTTCAAATATATCTTCCAAGGATCAGGCAAACAGTTTTACTGAAGGGTCAGGCTGATTCTAAACATGGTTACTGCTCACAAAGGATCACTCAAAGACTAGCAGGAAGGTTCTGGGTcccaaagagaaagacagagtggGGGTGGTGGTAACAACGTGGGTAGCAGCACATGAAGGGAGGTGGGTGGAGAGGCACCTGTCATTGCCTACTTCATATTCTTACTGTGGGCTAAGTGTGAAAATAACTCACATTAGCATAGTTTTAGCATAACTACCAAGCACAGTTTCATAAATGCTAAGTCATGATGATGAGCCCTTTGAATAAGCCACCCCAGGCTTGGTTATATAACATGGTGGGGTAGCACATTCTCACTACCAAGATGAGCAAAGCAAGCTATCTATATAAAAGAAGCCCATCAGAGCATGTGATAAAAGCAGAGGgcctggaaaaaaatctgaaaaactatTTCAGAGCATAGACTGAGTTCCTCGGTGCAGGCAGAAGCAGCCAGGAGCCTCTCAAGGGGCTCTTAAACCAAGGATGACTAGAATTTGAAGAAAGCCACCAGTTCTTAAAAGACGGAAAAAAGTGCCAAACCTCCTTACATGTTTCTGCACATCTCCCCCAATCTCTTTACTGATCTTGAGGTACTCTGCCACAGGACCGGCCAGCAGTGAGTCAAAAGCTTGCACATATGGAGTTGTTCCTGCTGAAGACAGACACACCACCAAGAATGGTCACACATGAGAAAGAGGGTTTGTTAAAGGCACTTCCATATGAAAGGGGAGAGGCAAGGTAACACAGTAAACAGAAGGCTGGATTATGAGTCGGGAGCTTGCATTCTAGCTCCAGAATTACCATTAACTTCTTGTGTGATCCTAGCTAAGTCCCTGTTCCTAACTGAGCTTGATTTCTttaatcaacagaatgaaaataaacaaaattacccCTCACTGAAGTTCCTTTTAGCCTAACATTCTGTAATTCAACTGGTACATATGCAAAATGGTCAATCTGCCAATAATTTGGAGAGAGGAAATTTTAATATCACTTGTCATTTGACTTATACTAGAGTCATTCTGCTAAAGAAAGAACAGGAAATAGCATACAAGCAGGAAGTTCTCGTGTTAAAATAACTTAACCACAGGCCTCCCTGCATACAAGTCACTTCCTCCCTTATCTTAAAGGCGATGAACTTTCTCAATGTTTCAGGAAGTTAGCTCCAAAGGAGAGACTATACCAAGACAGAAAATGTTCAGGCCAGGACACCAAGCTTCACTCAACGCATTCTACTGGCATGTACACTGCTTACCTTTTGCAGCACTGTCTCCATACCCACAGTGTGTGTCAGATGCATGGGAGACTGCCTCCAGGCGGCCCACCGCTCTCTCCAATCTTTCTACCAGATTTTGCATGTCAGCCATAATGTACCACCTGCTGAAACAGATcaaatgttatttgttgttttagtATGACACAGAAcctaggaaggaaaaagaaaaaagaatgcccTGGAGATGAAGAAGATGCCAATTCTGAGGAACAGAAACATTTTACAGTAAAATAAGACGGAAGATAGTCTAGCCTATTTGCAGAAGCATACAGACCTCACTAAGCAAAAGAACTACCCAGGAGACAGTGTTAACTGAAAGCAAATACTTACTCATCcaaatacttactgaatattTACTACGATGTCATGAACTAAGTATTTGTGTAAGAATTTAGAATTTACAAGGAACAGTCACATATATTCTCTCAGTTTATCAAGCCTCTCAACAACTACTTATGAATGGAAAGATAATTACTATATTCTTAAAGATAGGAAACAATTTCAAtgaagttaaatgacttgcctgTAGTCACAAAGTTAGTTAGTTGGGAAGCCAGTACTCAAATTCAAGTCTTCTGGCTCTAAGTTCAGTGTTTTTTCCTACAACATCCTGCTGCCTGCATGCGGAATGCCCAAGGCCAAGATGAACAGAGTATTTATCCTACCCACAGTAACTTATAGTCTAACACTTTACATGTGCACCAgaactattaaaaacaaacagaaaaaaatttaaggtgACATAAGTTGCAGGCAAAATAACAGGATTTCAGAGA from Dama dama isolate Ldn47 chromosome 20, ASM3311817v1, whole genome shotgun sequence carries:
- the CAP1 gene encoding adenylyl cyclase-associated protein 1 isoform X2, which encodes MADMQNLVERLERAVGRLEAVSHASDTHCGYGDSAAKGTTPYVQAFDSLLAGPVAEYLKISKEIGGDVQKHAEMVHTGLKLERALLVTASQCQQPAGNKLSDLLAPISEQIQEVVTFREKNRGSKLFNHLSAVSESIQALGWVAVAPKPGPYVKEMNDAAMFYTNRVLKEYKDVDKKHVDWVKAYLSIWTELQAYIKEFHTTGLAWSRTGPVAKELSGLPSGPSAGSGPPPPPPGPPPPPAPTGSGSDDSASRSALFAQINQGESITHALKHVSDDMKTHKNPALKSQSGPIRSGPKPFSAPKPDPPKPVTKKEPALLELEGKKWRVENQENVSNLVIEDTELKQVAYIFKCVNSTLQIKGKINSITVDNCKKLGLVFDDVVGIVEIINSKDVKVQVMGKVPTISINKTDGCHVYLSKSSLDCEIVSAKSSEMNVLIPTEGGDFNEFPVPEQFKTLWNGQKLVTTVTEIAG
- the CAP1 gene encoding adenylyl cyclase-associated protein 1 isoform X1, which translates into the protein MADMQNLVERLERAVGRLEAVSHASDTHCGYGDSAAKAGTTPYVQAFDSLLAGPVAEYLKISKEIGGDVQKHAEMVHTGLKLERALLVTASQCQQPAGNKLSDLLAPISEQIQEVVTFREKNRGSKLFNHLSAVSESIQALGWVAVAPKPGPYVKEMNDAAMFYTNRVLKEYKDVDKKHVDWVKAYLSIWTELQAYIKEFHTTGLAWSRTGPVAKELSGLPSGPSAGSGPPPPPPGPPPPPAPTGSGSDDSASRSALFAQINQGESITHALKHVSDDMKTHKNPALKSQSGPIRSGPKPFSAPKPDPPKPVTKKEPALLELEGKKWRVENQENVSNLVIEDTELKQVAYIFKCVNSTLQIKGKINSITVDNCKKLGLVFDDVVGIVEIINSKDVKVQVMGKVPTISINKTDGCHVYLSKSSLDCEIVSAKSSEMNVLIPTEGGDFNEFPVPEQFKTLWNGQKLVTTVTEIAG